Proteins encoded within one genomic window of Panicum virgatum strain AP13 chromosome 1N, P.virgatum_v5, whole genome shotgun sequence:
- the LOC120654934 gene encoding protein FLX-like 2 — MPRVKPAAGMPPYHHRALPGPGPGPGQGPVPTAHGMMHREVRDPYGPGMHLPPPGHVPGPGPFPYDMLPPPEVLEQKLAAQRVEMQKLAVENDRLAVSHSSLRKELAAAQQELQRLQAQGEAAKAAEEQEMRGLLDKVGKMEAELKTCESVKVELQQAHAEAQNLVALRQNMATNVQKLSKDLQRNLGEAQQLPALIAERDAARQEYEHVRSTYEYERKLRVDHSESLQAMKRNYDSMVTELEKLRAEMRNAVNLDKSGIFYNPITGQKDDGTSSHLSVGQIAYDGYGRAQARTTTNLVDPLSGSPAGSGIHSGFDPPRGNTYDASRVASFNSSKSGTHDVSRVSAGFDSLKSAGYDASKGPAIGGQGAATVAHGSSAGSYGSNQTAPPPYAWVQSASTYGSVQMPPSHASASVPSSYGAATARPYGSAQALASYGQTQAPAAYGHTQQLSSYGLAQAPSAFAAAQGSSPYGLATQPPAYGSGRAAANAGSNYEALHGRK; from the exons ATGCCCCGCGTCAAGCCTGCCGCCGGCATGCCCCCTTACCACCACCGGGCgctccccggccccggccccgggcCCGGTCAGGGTCCAGTTCCCACGGCGCATGGGATGATGCACCGGGAGGTCCGTGACCCGTACGGGCCGGGGATGcatctgccgccgccggggcatGTGCCCGGGCCCGGGCCGTTCCCCTACGacatgctgccgccgccggaggtcCTGGAGCAGAAGCTCGCTGCACAGCGCGTGGAGATGCAGAAGCTGGCGGTGGAGAACGACCGGCTCGCCGTCAGCCACTCTTCGCTGAGGAAGGAGCTGGCGGCAGCGCAGCAGGAGCTGCAGAGGCTGCAGGCGCAGGGGGAGGCCGCGAaagccgccgaggagcaggagaTGAGGGGGCTCCTTGACAAGGTTGGGAAGATGGAGGCCGAACTGAAGACCTGCGAGTCCGTGAAGGTGGAGCTGCAGCAGGCGCACGCCGAGGCACAGAACCTTGTGGCGTTGAGGCAAAACATGGCGACAAATGTTCAGAAGCTAAGCAAGGACCTGCAGAGGAACCTTGGTGAGGCGCAGCAGCTTCCCGCGCTCATTGCTGAACGGGATGCTGCAAGACAAGAATATGAGCACGTCAG GTCTACGTATGAGTATGAAAGGAAACTTAGGGTGGATCACTCTGAATCGCTGCAGGCTATGAAGAGGAATTATGACTCCATGGTTACAGAGCTGGAAAAACTTCGTGCTGAGATGAGGAATGCAGTTAATCTTGACAAAAGTG GTATTTTTTACAATCCCATTACTGGTCAAAAGGATGATGGTACATCTAGCCATCTTTCTGTTGGACAAATTGCTTATGATGGTTATGGAAGAGCACAG GCAAGGACAACTACTAATCTGGTAGACCCTTTAAGTGGAAGCCCAGCTGGAAGTGGTATTCATTCTGGATTTGATCCACCAAGAGGCAATACGTATGATGCTTCTCGTGTTGCCAGTTTCAATTCATCAAAATCTGGAACCCATGATGTATCAAGGGTTTCTGCTGGCTTTGACTCTTTGAAGAGTGCTGGGTATGATGCTTCAAAGGGACCTGCAATTGGAGGACAGGGAGCCGCTACTGTGGCTCATGGGAGCAGTGCCGGTTCCTATGGATCCAATCAGACAGCACCACCTCCATATGCATGGGTACAATCTGCATCCACCTACGGATCTGTACAGATGCCACCATCGCATGCATCTGCGTCCGTTCCATCATCCTACGGCGCAGCAACAGCACGTCCCTATGGCTCAGCTCAGGCGCTAGCATCCTACGGGCAAACACAGGCACCAGCTGCGTATGGACACACACAGCAACTGTCATCCTATGGTCTAGCACAGGCACCGTCTGCCTTTGCTGCTGCACAGGGTTCCTCTCCCTATGGGTTGGCCACACAGCCTCCAGCCTATGGATCTGGGCGAGCAGCAGCTAATGCTGGCAGTAATTATGAAGCTCTTCACGGACGCAAATAA